The Pieris brassicae chromosome 7, ilPieBrab1.1, whole genome shotgun sequence genome includes the window AACTGGTGAACGCGCATCCATCATGAAAGCAACGTCTGATAGACGTATAGAAGAACGGCTAGGTGATATAGAATTCAATAAAAAGGAActacagctgcagagaaaagAAATATGCCTCGAATTAGAAGCACTCGGTGTTTATAAGACTCGTCTGCAAGACTGCCTTGCATCACTTCAATCAAATGCTCTGACAATTTGCCGTAAGTGTTTAATGTTGCGTGATGGCCGCATTGGAATCGATTTGGTCGTTGATGAGGTTGAGCGTGCCCTTCAACAGGAAATAACAACCATTCTAGGCGGTCAAAGTCTTTTGAAACGTGCTTTGGAACAATTGAACGAACAGATGAGGCGCCTTCGTGCTACCAGATATCTTTTAGACAGAGATCTGCAATACAAGCAAGCAGCCATTGATCTGGACAAAGGTTCTTTATCTTTAAAACCAACTGATCTATGCTTGTCTGTCTACGAAGGCTACGCTAACTTGGACCCAGCAAATATTTCAGCTGATGAGTATAACGCATATTCAGCTAAGAACGTGCAACAAGCGGCAAGAGAAGTAACCAGTGCTCGTCCTATACGTGTGTTTATTGATGTATTACTAAAACAAGTGATAGATGATCTTTGGtgttcatttaataaatgcaATCATGAGTTTAATGAGCGCATTGGAGATACTAAGAGGGCAAAGGCGAAACTGGAAGACATGCATAGAGAAACAACGCAAAAAATAGCTGATATGATGAATAATATTCTTCAACTGCAGAAAGCATTGTGTGACAAGGAAGGGAATACAGCTTTGGCTCATACAAGACTTGGGAGACGAGCGCAGCGTATAGGAGCTGAACTAGTCCGTGATCCGCCAGGACAATCCTTGTACTACGAGTGTGAGATTTTACGGCACAGCACTGAACAGCTCCAACAAATGCTGCATGAAGCCAACGCGTCCTTGCGCTATTTATTACAAACTCAAATACAATTGGAAGAAgatataaatgtaaagatgaatactttaaaaatcgatGAAGTTGATTGTATGACTCTACGTACAACTATGGATTATCatgcttattaatttaattaatttgacacGCTGAAATAAAGTAGAGTGTGTTTAACTTAGGGACAGTTTATAttcaaagtttttaattatttacacgcTTTAGATAAAATTGCTTACAATTTGTGTGGAATAAAACGATTTTACTCGTAATTCTGTATTCTTATCAAGAAAAAGGGATGTTTGAATGCTaggaatttaatatatttctgaatTCTTGGGATATGATATTTGACGAGAGATTACAAGTTACCCTTAGAACAATAAGCAATTGTTTTATAGTCAAATggtaaaacatacattttatatcgACATGAAACTATCccgaaaatattataaatttatttctttcttttagATATGATTTTACAAAGTATTTTGTGGTACACACGGACCACCACATTAGGGGTTATATTACAGATGGTTTGTTATGgagaatataagaaaaaaaactaaatacacatgattattaaatttatcttcaATACCACACTTTGCCGGCTTAACactaatcaataataaaacctttttcgGAGCGATTCTTTACAACAGCTTGCCTTCTGATATTTGGGAAATAGTAGCGGTAAACACGTTTCGAATACGCTGGCGAagtttttttgaatttgaatgcAATAACAGCGTACGACGGCGGCAtcatattttacttttgatataaaaaaaattctcatgAAAGTGACatgtatgtttttagtttgaataataatctttacacaacattattattgacatacatttgacaagtatatatatatatatacttgttAAATGTATGAGGGTTAATGTATGCAACTAGTTGCGGGAGAAAACCTCACCCAACCTTTTTCATCCcattttattttgtgccaTCGTGATCAATTTTTTTCCAGCTACCCTCGATCCCGTTGGCCCATCACTCTATTCGTGTGCCCTTGTTCCTTTTTCCTTATGGACCAGCCTATTCGGTTACTGTCTTATACCATCTGCCAACGGGATGTATAGTGAAAAATCttctttaaacttaaaatgagGAGGCAGGTCACATAGAATTAAGTGCTAAACGCCATTCATGGACACCTACCgtgttttatatgttttgtattgtGTGTGCCTTTTTTACTTTCATATCGGTAGTCACACTTAGCGCTctgattattttatgaatatcaCTTGTGTGCTATTACCAAAATCTGTCATCTTCATGCATCAATTACTCTTATATTACTTCTATGAGTAATCTATTAATATCTTCTCAGTGTATTTGAAGCGTCGCAGTCACTTTTCTGGGCGTCTTTCGGCATGGTTGGTCTGGACAGCTTCGAACTGGCCGGTATTAAAAGTTACACCAGATTCTGGGGTCTGCTGATGTTTGGGTCCTACTCCGTGATCAATGTGATCGTTCTACTGAATCTACTCATCGCTATGATGTCCAATTCATACGCTCATATTGttgtaagtatataaataaggtTAAACACAAATATCGAATACACGATACGGTTACAAGATCATGTAAGCCAGTTAAGTTAGCCTATAAATGGATCGAAATGAACATGAAGCatttatagaaatctgagccccagacctaaaaagattctGGCggtggtttattttttattttattaaggacTAATATATGTTGTTAATGTTAGTCTTAAATTTGATGCTACGTGTAATAGTGCCAACTTTTTTTCGtacttgttaataaatatagattaccGTTTCTGTGACTAAGTCGTAACGTAAAAACCCAGAGGTTTTTACCAACTACAATTTTTaaaggatatttttataattcagatTATTAAATAGCCACAATTACCAAATATTATAGGAACATTCAGACGTGGAGTGGAAGTACGCTAGGACAAGGTTGTGGATGTCATATTTTGAAGACAGTCCCACATTACCACCGCCCTTTAACATACTGCCAACACCAAAGCGAGTTATGAAGATCTTCAGTCTGATGGAGAAGAACAAGAATGTTAAAGTTAAGGTAAGCTGATCGTAAATGGCGTCAAAGCGTCAAAGAAGCCacaattctaattaaaaaggatattttgtTCGAAAGGATATTTAAAGATAAGGATaccttattattttcattattttgtctCATATCTAAAACACATAAATTCCGCTGAAGGGTCTAGGGATCTAAACTTGGAGTCTGAGGGCTGGTCTTATACACAAATTtgtgtgtaataaaaaattgcaatCCCAGAGGCATCATGCATGACTCACATCACCCGTCACTGGTTAGAGTAAATATGCAGTGatactgatgttaagtgttgCAGTAAATCTATTCCAAAGTATCTTTTAAGGGTTTTGAGAGATTGGAATCAGTCGAAATGtcgaaaaagtttttttttacttgacactggcataaagttaaatattaaaagtgcaTAACTATTGCCGTAAAAAAGTCGCAAGttgtttagtaaattttatactaagtttagtaatttattatataactatgCCAAAAACAAAACCGCTTCATTTAAACCTTAAAGTTAACCCCAAACTAAAAACCCAGTGTGTCGTCGTTAAATTAAGTTTCACTTCCAAAAGATAAATTGCTATAATTTATGATCACTTTATcgtaaaatcttaattttccatgagtaaataattgttaatttcgTGAATATGTTGAAAGTAAGTAAGAAAGTAAATCAGAAagctataataaaactatttttaatttttttttaagtaggtACAAAGTATATGCAACTATAAATCCAAGCATACACAACTGGGTTTATTCTTCTATCCTGCTGCCCTGCTAGTGTTATCTCTCCACTTTGTTCGGTCTTTAGCTTCCCTTGAGAGTCAGGACTTGGTTACATCAGCGCGTAAGAGATCTACCCCCGGCCTTTTGCCTTCCATCTTGGCGAAGAAATAATGGCCAAGTAACACAAGCTACAAGACGTAACTAAGAAGCTACACGATTTTTGGcgatattttgttaattaaattaccacaccattttaaataacaacaatGCATTTGTGACCTGCAAAATGCATTTACTACGTGACTAATGACGTTTATGGCAAAACCCCGATTTCTATGTAATTCAATTGAGATGGCGTCATAGTTGCGTATTACATAGTACAACGACTGAATGTAATGGTAAACTCAAACACATTAaccatagaaatatatttccaGGTGGAAAAAGAGAAAGAGGATGATGTGCGGTACACAGCAGTTATGCGTGCGTTAGTATGGCGTTACGTAACCGCTATGCACCGGAAGCTGGATGAGGACCCTGTCACGGAAGATGATATTAATGAGCTGAAGGGAGACGTATCTGCATTGAGATACGAACTCCTGGAAGTGCTGGGAAGGAATGGAATGGATGTTTCTTTCACTAATCGAAAGGAAAAAGGTGAGACCGttgttaaatgatttttacacAAATCTACTACGGGTCCCAGTCTAACTTGGCGCCAGACGTGCCTGACATTGTTATATGTAGGTAACATTCAGCAATGACAATCTTGCTTTTTGGAAAATCTTcccttatattattataaccctttaaaaaaatatatataatcaaaataaccGACTCTTTTCCTAGCCGTTCTTGGCAAGCGCATGAAAGTGTGGGAACGAAGGCTGATGAAGGACTTCCAAGTGGCTCCCGTCTCCGTTATGGATGACGAGGGGAAGCCAGCGAATGAAGATGCCCTCGCCAGGTTCCGCAGAATCGCTAGAATGGTCGCCGCTGCCAACAGTAATGATAAATGGAAGCAAACGCTTGCTGCTACTGGAGTGTCGTAAGTTTCTTCTTTAATTTAGTGTGAGAAGGAAAGATATGGAGTGCCTGGAAGAAAATACGATGTGGCAATGATTCAGCGCTAAGATATTGCCATCATTATTGTCCTTTATAAAAGTATCTCTCAAACTATCAAGACATACATTCTTCTACATATTTTGGCATGTCTCTGAGGTTCCAAAAACTAATACAAACACAACGCACGATTATAACAACTCTCAGGGACACTCTCAAATACACACAGCCATCCATTCACATAATCATACATTTACGAAGTCTTATACGATTTATGTTTGATGTAACGGTAAGAcacttttttcttaaataatttttaaacatgcaCCGTGTTCCACTCCGTAGAGTTAGCGTTTGATCTATTTTGTGACAACCatatttttgtcattaaaaaggttgtatttattacactAGGCCAAGCTACTAAGCTTCGATGGtggtaggttcgaaccccggctgtgcaccaatggattttattactatgtgcgcatttaacattagctcgaacggtgaagggatatatcgtgaggaaatcggcttgccttagaccgaaaaagtcgacggcgtgcttcaggcacagaaggttggtcacctacttgtctattcgattaacaaatgatcatgaaacagatacagaaatctgaggcccagacctaaaaaagttgtagcgccattgatttattttatttttatttattataataatgcaggaagtattcaaataaaaagagCAGTAAAGTAGATGTATACaacttataagaaaaatacagtTTTCCATTGGGTTGGAATCACACTTGAAAAACTCGCAAGTCTAAATGAAGGTAACATatgagttattaaaaaaattattttaacagtcTCTACAGCTCTCAAATCGGCCGATGCCGAACCCGTGAGTCGTTCAGAAGTCAGCAGAAACTGCAGCAAGCCATTGAACATGCTAAACGTCTTGTTATGCGTTCACCGCTACCAGGTAATTgtggttatattattttatacaaatgaaTCTCATTATTGATGCTGTATGTTCAAAACTGGCCTgtgaaccaatggactttttctttctatgtgcgcatcaAAAACTCGTccaacatcgtaaggaaacgcGTATGCCTTAGACTCAGTCAATGGCGTTTGTCAGCCACAGAAGGCTGTACCGATTAGCCTTTAGCAGAAATCTGTGGCTAGGATCAAGGCTAGTTATATGTTGTGCACTAATT containing:
- the LOC123711804 gene encoding tektin-1, encoding MGEEQFGVRHVIGAPISTTRLSEQAIVCMPPRSAKFTLAEWKLSNDMRSRNTEDQQQLADRILKESERIRDETGERASIMKATSDRRIEERLGDIEFNKKELQLQRKEICLELEALGVYKTRLQDCLASLQSNALTICRKCLMLRDGRIGIDLVVDEVERALQQEITTILGGQSLLKRALEQLNEQMRRLRATRYLLDRDLQYKQAAIDLDKGSLSLKPTDLCLSVYEGYANLDPANISADEYNAYSAKNVQQAAREVTSARPIRVFIDVLLKQVIDDLWCSFNKCNHEFNERIGDTKRAKAKLEDMHRETTQKIADMMNNILQLQKALCDKEGNTALAHTRLGRRAQRIGAELVRDPPGQSLYYECEILRHSTEQLQQMLHEANASLRYLLQTQIQLEEDINVKMNTLKIDEVDCMTLRTTMDYHAY